The Medicago truncatula cultivar Jemalong A17 chromosome 7, MtrunA17r5.0-ANR, whole genome shotgun sequence genome includes the window ACTCATAATcctcacatcatggcaattttgaaagagattttgtttcaagctatgacatgaaattaatagagacacatgcaagcaaagtatcacaccaaattcatagaggaatttgacactttatttcttaagacaaacacttgttgcttgcaaaacaagaaatttacaaaatcatatccaaaaacagcaaaaaaagCACATgaccagaggcatattcatcacaagattggatatcatttattcatgtcacatatcaaagtgtcaagaacaaaaacataaccaaaataataccaaaagtgtaaaaacacatgggaattaattcatgccattttaccattttttttacatgcaaaacACCATAGAAAATACCGAAAATATatcaagaaacaactaggatttttaggaatttttttgtaaaaaaaatgtgagcaagcaacaggttcagatagcaagaaaaacagtgcaaatagcaagaaaaaaaaacaaaaacgtagaaaaaacaaagaataaagcccaagcccaaaaccacaggatccggatgcacagggagcgttggattgatccagggggggaaaccctagatccaacgctcaggattgaagggattggaccggtcttgaaccggtccggttcagttgcctATATAAATGCActagcaccggttttttcattttttgcaaaccctttctctctctaaacttctctcttctctcagacctctcacctctctctaaactcaccgccggtgaggatgaagctacggcggagaccttgaaggtccgccggaaacttcatcttctccggcgagcctatgcactttccggtgacctaattttccagaattcaaagattttcacatcaaacgattcgtcctttaaccctaaacacgaatccagcaaagattttctcaaacacagcttgaaacgacgtagatctgaaAATCTTCGTGCGGTtttgaaactaatttttttgatcttttttgaaagaaaacgtttagatctttaaggatctacatcgtttcgtcgtttatcacttctctggtgcttgttcttgctttcaaaacttggatccttatggatctaggttttggtgtttacggttatgattttatctttgtgattctggaaattttagatCTGTTTGTTCGTTTTCAAGCAGGTTTAACcgtgattataatttttttaaagagaaagaTGAGTTTTACccgagttttggttgaaacttttgatagggaaaatcttcggaaaacttgaatgttctttgACGAATCTTTGATTTTctctggaccgaaaataaatcggtttaccggttctgtttcttcatcttctccgattctttctctacttctctctctgtgattacgtgcttgagcttgcttttTGCTTCTTAGATCTGCGTGAGAGAATccctgtgatcagtgcttgagcttgcttcaatgtgagctcgcacttagAATTGCAGGAGAATCTTcaatccagtgatgaagattcacacgaatctctgaggattgatgtgaaaTTCGTTGATTTCTGATGAACTTTTGAGTttctggaaacggttagggttttgtgttcttggtgttcttgaggaATTCTGgggaaattttctgtttttgattcaattgctgagagagaaaaaattggatttgtgttttttgagttggcgtgtgattaatggatctCTTGTTGACTTGTACAgtaaatgcgccttttataggctgccatgtgtgctTCTAAACCAATGAGAAAATGACACCTGTCTTGGACTTAAGGACCTTGttgcaaaaaggaaaaataaaaggactaaactgcaataataataaaaaaggactgaaatggaattttcaaatattttggactaaaatgcaattttaaaaaaagagttctggactgaaaagcaattttggacctctttgaagaccaaaatgcaaaaataaaaataaaattgaaataaaattggtaacctgacaaaacgtaaagtgaaacctaaaataaaatcaacaaaaggactaaaacgaaccaaaaactgacatgaggtatttcaaaatacctccctgtcaaaattttgacaggaaaagaccaaaatgcccctagggactaaactgactcagatgcaacttttttgaaatgatttttaaacaaagactcaataatgatttgtacagacaaattgaaaagacccagaggcaaacacagggactaaaatgggttccactgcaggaaatgaccaaaataccctttttgcatggtttttgaaataaaatgcaagaaaagtaatgcgacgtttcagaaagttcttaaatgacttgtaatgcaggaaaagacagacagaggcagtaaaatacgtttaaaagagagtaaagattcagagtaaaataatagagaattgacaaatatcagtgttagaaaagaaatttggacgagtatttttaggtccaaaatcagggtataacagtatAGACTAATGACTTATATTTCGATACAACAAAATTAACCTTACAACAAATAAATGACAAAGTTCATGATGATAGGCTTGTTTGGACGAAGGAAAACAATTGTGAGTATTCTCTTAGAAGTGCATATAAAATGTGTATGCAAGAATTACTCGATGTTAATCATTTTAAGGCATAAGGACATTGGGATCTGATCTGGAAGCTTAAAATTCCTTCCAAGGTGAAGAACTTCATATGGCGTGTTTGTCGCAACACTTTACCAACACATTTACGCCTTAAAGACAAAGGGGTTAATTGTGACCCGACGTATGCTTTATCCAATCTGGTGGAGGAAGACAGTTTTCACCTTTTCTTTTGTTGCCCTATAGCAGCTGCAATATTTGGAGAATGTGTGATTTCGTTAATACTGCGAATAATGTGATAAATCAAGGCCAGGATTGTGCAAGTGATATTTTCCAATTGTTGCAGGTGTTACATGGTTATGAGGCAGCGTTGTTCTGCTGCATTCTTTGGAGTATTTGGAAGCAACAGAACAACAAGGTTTGGAATGATGTGATTGAAGCGCATGTTGCTGTTCTGGATCGTGCAAAAGTACTTTTACAAGACTGGAGAGCAGCTAAATTCTATCAGCAACAACCTTCAAGGATACAAAATAACGCTGATACTTCAAAGTGGAAGAAACCAGCTGTAGGTCGATATAAATGCAATATCGACGCCTCTTTCTCTAAGCACTTAAATAAGGTGGGTATAAGAATGTGTATAAGAGACAACACATGTACGTTTGTCTTAGCTAAAACTGAATGGTTTAGTCCGATATGTGAAGTTCATATACGAAAAGCTCTTGGTTTATTATCTGCTCTAGAATGGGTTCACGAGCTTAATCTTGGTCCTATGAATTTTGAGATGGATTCGGAAAAGGTTGTTGATAATTTCTTATCGACAGATCATGATGCAATTGAAttcaaaaatatcattcaaaattGTCAATCTCTTTTTAGGAATTATTATGAAAACTCTAAGGTAGAGTTTGTACGGAGACAAGCAAATGAGGCAGCTCACATTTTAGTTAAGGCGGCTACATTGTCAACTAGTTTCCAGATATTATATGTAATACCTGATTGTATTGAGCACATTCAAAAGTGACAAgtataaaataagaaagaaaagtcAAAAGTGAGTCTTTTCGTGGAAATTAAGTCCACAAAAGCAAAACACATTCAAACTACTATgcgaaaaaaagaaagaataattcTACGATTATAATCAATATTATGAATGAGAGTTCTAtcataaagaaaaattcaaatgtgAATCTGATAATTATTGTCCTATGTGTATGGAAAAGTACTTCCACGTTGTTGGAACATAATTTGGTCTTGGAAAATTGAATTGCGTGCTTTCAATTTCAAAGGATGCTCACCACCCAAACAAACACGTTAAAAGAGCGAAGACTTCTTAACTCGATttgtttcttttcctttctttcaatTCCTCAGCTGggaaacataaaaaagaaaaaaaagataaagataaaatcTACAATTAATCAAATGAGTTTTGAGAAGGATTTTTTTGTTGAGTGAGATTAAAATGATTTTGGTTGAATGAGATGAAAGTTCTGAAAATTGGTAATCAGATTTTGAGAATTAGTTGGATTTTTGTTTAAtgggttttattttgaaaaaaaattgagaacattataaaatggaaaaaaatctgaaaaattaaTACTTCAAACTTGAGATTTATAGAGATTTGATGTAATCTATGTCTTACTTGATTGTAGAAATAATGGGAAGAGGGGTTGTTTCAAGAAAATGATAGAGTTTATTGAGATGATTAAGAAAATGACGATTGTTGTTAAcaaatttttaggtttttgtCATGAAGGTcatattgttgaagatgatgaagacgTTGGAGATCATCTTAtttcaatttagtccataaTACCACATCACACGATCCTAAGTCATGAACCATTATGACATCGAGCTGCACATACAGGGACCAAACTGGTTGCTTTTCCatattatttactttcaatttgGTCTCTACGACACATCATTCATTTTGTTCAGATTTCATGACTTCAAGCCACTTCTCAGATTCAGGACTAGTATTGGTAAGTCAGAGGCTCATCTTGCTCCATAAACAATGCATCAGTTTGTTCTGATGTAAGAAAACCATATCTCTCGGGTTCTTGACATATCATGTTTGACCTACGTGGTTCTTGTGttattgtttaaattattaCCATGACTAACTTCATGATCCTTCTAAACCATTACCCTCTTTTGGGATTTTGCCTTTTCTACCACGAAAGGctaaaaaaatggataaaataatgacaaaatgaataaaaatgacctttaatgacaaaaaaatattttaatacgAGATCCTTACTAAAGTTCAAAGatcaatacttttttaaaaaataaaacaaaaagagaagtcAAGGGATCGATTGAGTGATCAAAGGACAAATACACACATGGATATACTTAAGAGacattttatattctaattttATAAAGGATTTGGATTGAGctttaattgttttatattataaaatgatgaaataaTATTCCATTGATTACATAAAAAtgagaagaaataaaatatggGTACAATTCACAAGTTTTTATATGCTATGATCCTATTTATTCATATAACTCTTGTTGTAAGTGGAAACTTTTTTGAATTCTTTCACAAGTGCACTCAGGACAGTGATTGTCCATCTCTTTTATGTAGAAACAAGTCTGAATTACCAAAATGTATTGCTGGGTTCATGTGTCGTTGTCCTAATGTTTAGTAGGTTAGTAAAGGAAATATGATTCTATAATGTTCCCTCAAAAAATGATTCTATAATGTAATCATTTATCATTTATTCTAGTTTTTTGATACAGCATATTTATCCTTTATCTATAGTCCTACATTTCGCAAGTGAACATATATTATCAAGCATTTTAATGGTATTATCATTTTCTATTATGCATACAATTATAAGCACACAACTAATGAATCTATTAgatattcattttctttataataaaagaaataaaatacagCAGCTACATTCATTATCAATTGATCATGTTTATCGGACCTAAGCATCAACAAATGGACCACaacattattatattttaataagacCAAAACCTACGGTTGATTGTAGCcgacaaaataataataaaaaaaaatctgacactAAATCCGAGTCGTCCTTTGTTTTTCGCTCGCCCCAATTTATCGAATGAATTTTGCGCTTCTTTTCATTTGTTCCCCGCCAAAACTAAGTAACCATGCCTCAAtgtctctgcagcatccttctaaAATCTTGGAGTACCTTATGACAGAATAATAGTACAGAACAaacattatttgaaaaaaatataacaagtttttttaagcattttttattctttttggaTAATCAGTGTAACAAACCAACATTATTTGGATACAACTAAGGAAGCATTTTATTAAAGTACTATTtttcattgtcaaaaaaaattatgttgagTTTTTGGCTTTTTTTTACTCTCTTTTGCATGTTTATACTCTTACAAGGTGCACTTAGACATTATACGTGCACTTCAAGTAATTGACATAAccaaaaatttctttaattttatttgttatttttatccCTCTTATTTTATGAATCTTGTTCTTTTCTTGCACCAAATTACGACTCATATCTCGTTACTGTGAAGAGAATcattgttttattaattttcctTTATTGTTACTTTATCCTTGGACTCATATTCAGACTCTCACATCTCACGTTAtactttgtttttgttcttttggaAAGATTAGAATATTTGTCAGTTAAATTACTCTTCTTGTATCTATAAGACACACATTCTATTatgatgttaaaatatacaGATAAACGAGACTGACGCGGTCTCAAtcgtaattaaaataaaagtcgCGGAGACCtctaaaacttttatatttcgggctgatttttttttaactatgatTCATACATTAGTTGCGAAAGTCAAGAGAGTGTTGCAAGGCTATGGTGTGATGGCTGCATCTGAGGAAGAAGTGAAGCTTTTAGGTTCTGTGGGAAGCCCATTTGTTATTCGAGTTCAAATTGCCTTGGAATTGAAGGGTATTGAATACAAATATTCGGAAGAAAAATTGGGTAACTTGAGTGAAACGCTTCTCAAATACAATCCAGTTTACAGGATGGTTCCTGTTTTTGTTCATAATGGAAATCCCATCTCAGAGTCTCGTGTGATTCTTGAGTACATCGATGAGACTTGGAAACAAAATCCTATCTTGCCTTCTGATCCTTATCAAAGAGCCTTGGCTCGTTTCTGGTCTAAGTTCATTGATGACAAGGTAAGTAACTCTAGTCTCTTCATGAAATTATGTTGCTTATGAACTATAAAGCATCGACGCTTCTGATTGAAGGCATGTCTGGTGTTCGTCACATGCCAGTGTCTATTATGACATCTGTCATATGTAAGTGTTAGTATCATGTTTTATATCTTTCTAATTATTTTCTGAtgtatattaatttaatttgtgaaATCAGTGTGTGGCTGCTGCATGGATGTCGGTTTTTATGCCTGATAAGAAAGAACGCGAGAAAGCTAGTGAAGAACTATTGAAGGCTCTACAGTTTCTTGAGAATGAGTTAAAGGACAAATTCTTTGGAGGACAAGAAATCGGCTTTGTGGATATTGCCGCTCTCTTCATCCCTTTATTCCAAGAAGTAGCAGAGTTGCAGTTGTTCACAAGGGAGAAATTTCCAAAGCTATACAAATGGAGTAAAGAATTTAACAACCATCCAATAGTCAAGGAAATTATGCCTTCAAAAGATCAACAATTTGCATATTTCAAAGCTCGCGCTGAAAGCCTTGCTGCTGCATCAAAATAGAGTTATTAGTTGtttgaatttcatttcaaatggAATATAATCTATGATTTCTCATGTGTAATAAAGATCCTGAAGTATTATTGTCACTCACTATTTTAATCAATGAAAGACTGTtgcaagtttaaaaaaaaaaaaaaggtttttggtTTTCAGTTGAGTTCAATGTTTCCTCGTGAAGGGGCAACTCAAATGTCGCAATTAGGCAACTAGGGACGGATTGCAATAAAGGAAGAATTTCCAACACATCCCCTCATGATTGGACCCAATAGGCCTGAAGCATGGCAATGTGGAATCCCAATGGTAGGTCttggataggctctgataccatcgtAGAGTAGAAATTGTCgatgggcctaacacaacctcacaaaaccggcttgtgaggtgaggatttcccccacttataaacagaTTGTTAGACCATCTCTTATCCGTTGTGAGACTCTTTAACATATTTTGATTTCTGATCATAGTTAATAAGACTAAAATCAGTCACTACCTTCCATTAGTTGAAACATTCGCTTGATTATGAAGAATATAGTGGATATTGTTAAAGTTAAGA containing:
- the LOC112416650 gene encoding uncharacterized protein — its product is MCDFVNTANNVINQGQDCASDIFQLLQVLHGYEAALFCCILWSIWKQQNNKVWNDVIEAHVAVLDRAKVLLQDWRAAKFYQQQPSRIQNNADTSKWKKPAVGRYKCNIDASFSKHLNKVGIRMCIRDNTCTFVLAKTEWFSPICEVHIRKALGLLSALEWVHELNLGPMNFEMDSEKVVDNFLSTDHDAIEFKNIIQNCQSLFRNYYENSKVEFVRRQANEAAHILVKAATLSTSFQILYVIPDCIEHIQK
- the LOC11426304 gene encoding probable glutathione S-transferase isoform X1; translation: MIHTLVAKVKRVLQGYGVMAASEEEVKLLGSVGSPFVIRVQIALELKGIEYKYSEEKLGNLSETLLKYNPVYRMVPVFVHNGNPISESRVILEYIDETWKQNPILPSDPYQRALARFWSKFIDDKCVAAAWMSVFMPDKKEREKASEELLKALQFLENELKDKFFGGQEIGFVDIAALFIPLFQEVAELQLFTREKFPKLYKWSKEFNNHPIVKEIMPSKDQQFAYFKARAESLAAASK
- the LOC11426304 gene encoding probable glutathione S-transferase isoform X2 — its product is MAASEEEVKLLGSVGSPFVIRVQIALELKGIEYKYSEEKLGNLSETLLKYNPVYRMVPVFVHNGNPISESRVILEYIDETWKQNPILPSDPYQRALARFWSKFIDDKCVAAAWMSVFMPDKKEREKASEELLKALQFLENELKDKFFGGQEIGFVDIAALFIPLFQEVAELQLFTREKFPKLYKWSKEFNNHPIVKEIMPSKDQQFAYFKARAESLAAASK